From one Amycolatopsis sp. FDAARGOS 1241 genomic stretch:
- a CDS encoding DUF4262 domain-containing protein — translation MPTDAACRCLDHGDRDHLDTVDTGRVAHVADPGWGLLAIPADEVSAGWTFTVGRWHSFRRPELAGFGLGPGPGMALLNAIGE, via the coding sequence ATGCCCACCGACGCCGCGTGCCGCTGCCTCGACCATGGCGATCGCGACCACCTCGACACCGTCGACACCGGCCGCGTGGCCCACGTCGCCGACCCCGGCTGGGGCCTGCTCGCGATCCCGGCGGACGAGGTCAGCGCGGGGTGGACGTTCACGGTCGGCCGGTGGCACTCGTTCCGGAGGCCGGAGCTCGCCGGGTTCGGGCTGGGACCCGGACCCGGCATGGCTTTGCTCAACGCGATCGGCGAGTAG
- a CDS encoding cation:proton antiporter encodes MTNGHALLAVGGAFLSAGVVARIGARIGLPTIPLFMLAGFVFGPHTPGVSLVDDPGELAVLAGLGLVFLLFYLGLEFSLDDLARGGSRLAAAGLGYLVLNVGGGLAFGFMLGRGPREALVIAGAIGISSSAIVTKLLLETRRLNNPESRLIMGVIVLEDLFLALYLALLQPVLSGADGFGAALADFGKALGFLLVLAALARWGGRAVSRLFGSADDELLTVCFVGVAVLGAAVAEEVGVSDAIGAFMVGMMLGGSKVAPRVHKLVLPLRDAFGALFFFIFGLSIDPGAVGTVALPVLAAVALTLVLNLAAGAFAARLHGFDCQAGVNIGLTVLTRGEFSLVLATLAVAAGLDTRVAPFVAGYVLLLAVIGPLAVVRSERLTWLVPARLTRRREPAPSP; translated from the coding sequence ATGACCAACGGTCATGCCCTGCTGGCCGTCGGCGGTGCTTTCCTGTCGGCCGGCGTCGTCGCGCGGATCGGGGCCCGGATCGGGCTGCCGACGATCCCGTTGTTCATGCTGGCCGGCTTCGTGTTCGGCCCGCACACGCCCGGAGTGTCCCTTGTGGACGACCCCGGCGAGCTCGCGGTCCTGGCCGGGCTCGGGCTCGTCTTCCTGCTGTTCTACCTCGGCCTGGAGTTCTCCCTCGACGACCTCGCGCGCGGCGGCAGCCGCCTGGCCGCGGCGGGGCTCGGCTACCTGGTGCTCAACGTCGGCGGCGGGCTGGCGTTCGGCTTCATGCTAGGCCGGGGCCCGCGGGAAGCCCTGGTGATCGCGGGCGCGATCGGCATTTCATCGTCGGCCATCGTCACCAAGCTCCTGCTCGAAACCCGGCGCCTGAACAACCCCGAATCACGCCTGATCATGGGCGTGATCGTGCTCGAAGACCTGTTCCTGGCGCTCTACCTCGCCCTGCTGCAGCCCGTGCTCAGCGGTGCCGACGGCTTCGGCGCGGCCCTGGCCGACTTCGGCAAGGCGCTCGGGTTCCTGCTGGTGCTCGCCGCCCTGGCGCGCTGGGGCGGCCGCGCCGTCTCGCGGCTGTTCGGTTCGGCCGACGACGAGCTGCTCACCGTGTGCTTCGTCGGCGTCGCCGTGCTGGGCGCGGCCGTCGCCGAAGAGGTGGGGGTCTCCGACGCGATCGGCGCGTTCATGGTCGGCATGATGCTGGGCGGCTCGAAGGTCGCGCCGCGCGTGCACAAGCTGGTGCTGCCGCTGCGCGACGCGTTCGGGGCGCTGTTCTTCTTCATCTTCGGCCTGTCGATCGACCCCGGCGCCGTCGGGACGGTCGCGCTGCCCGTGCTCGCCGCGGTGGCGCTCACGCTGGTGCTCAACCTCGCCGCCGGTGCCTTCGCGGCCCGGCTGCACGGCTTCGACTGCCAGGCGGGCGTGAACATCGGCCTGACCGTGCTCACCCGCGGCGAGTTCTCGCTGGTCCTGGCGACGCTCGCGGTCGCGGCCGGCCTCGACACCCGCGTGGCGCCGTTCGTCGCCGGCTACGTGCTGCTCCTGGCCGTGATCGGGCCGCTCGCCGTCGTCCGCTCGGAGCGGCTCACCTGGCTGGTGCCCGCGCGGCTGACGCGCCGCAGGGAGCCGGCACCGAGCCCGTGA
- the hrpA gene encoding ATP-dependent RNA helicase HrpA, giving the protein MSTHSPLEALRSRLPELMSRDEHRLRRRIDGARKARDKQAVAERIAADVTAAELRVQQRRASVPKIEYPEELPVSRLKDDIAKAIAGNQVVIVAGETGSGKTTQLPKICLELGRGILGQIGHTQPRRLAARTVADRIASELKTELGETVGYKVRFTDQSGQDTLVKLMTDGILLAEIQTDRMLRQYDTLIIDEAHERSLNIDFILGYVKQLLPRRPDLKVIITSATIDPERFSKHFDNAPIVEVSGRTYPVEVRYRPLVDPEEPDADADRDQTQAILDAVAELSAEGPGDILVFLSGEREIRDTADALNRLDLRNTEVLPLYARLSSADQHRVFQRHTGRRIVLATNVAETSLTVPGIKYVIDPGTARISRYSHRTKVQRLPIEPISQASANQRKGRSGRTSDGICIRLYSEEDFESRPEFTDPEILRTNLASVILQMTSLGLGDMAAFPFVEPPDRRQVNDGVQLLQELGAFEPSDTSRLTEVGRKLAQLPVDPRMGRMVLAAARGGCVREVMIIAAALSIQDPRERPAEKQQAADQQHARFADPTSDFLAYLNLWEYVSEQQRALTGNQFRRLCRAEYLNYLRIREWQDIFSQLRQLAKPLGISLNTTPADPQHVHTSLIAGLLSHIGLKDPARGDYLGARGARFAVFPGSALFKKQPRWVMSAELVETSRLWGRVNARIEPEWVEPLAAHVVKRSYSEPHWERKQGAVMAIEKVTLYGVPLVADRRVNYGRIDPDLSRELFIRHALVEGDWQTNHKFFAENRALLDEVEDLENRARRRDILVDDQTLFDFYDQRVPADVVSVRHFDSWWKKARRADPDLLSFEKSMLINETAGGVRESDYPDSWTQGNQVFKLTYQFEPGADADGVTVHLPLPVLNQVTPDGFDWQVPGLREELVTQLIKSLPKALRRNFVPAPDTAAYVLSRVSPSDGPLLDVLSDELFALRRVDVPASAYDLSSVPEHLRMTFRVVDERGRKVAEGKDLEVLKLRLAPKVRETISKAANSIEKAGLTKPSFGELPKVFASTQRGHDVKAYPALVDEGASVAVRLLDTPAQQRHAMWAGTRRMLRLNLNSPMKFITRSLSNSSKLVLNRNPHGSVAALLEDCVDCAVDSLMAAAGGPVWDEAGFAALLEKVRAGLNEAVLAVLTDVERILRAANDVETRLPDTRGPAESLTDIRTQLDGLVHAGFVTETGAARLPDVVRYLRGIERRLEKLPLEPTRDLQRTADIAWITAEYRSALASLPPGTSSPALSEVRWMIEELRVSFFAQTLGTAYPVSLKRITKALDDALA; this is encoded by the coding sequence ATGTCCACTCACTCTCCTCTCGAGGCGCTGCGCTCGCGGCTGCCGGAGCTGATGTCGCGCGACGAGCACCGGCTGCGGCGGCGCATCGACGGCGCGCGCAAGGCTCGCGACAAGCAGGCGGTCGCCGAGCGCATCGCCGCCGACGTGACCGCCGCCGAGCTGCGCGTGCAGCAGCGGCGCGCGAGCGTGCCGAAGATCGAGTACCCCGAAGAGCTCCCGGTCAGCCGGCTCAAGGACGACATCGCGAAGGCGATCGCCGGCAACCAGGTCGTGATCGTCGCGGGGGAGACCGGGTCGGGCAAGACCACGCAGCTGCCGAAGATCTGCCTCGAGCTCGGGCGCGGGATCCTCGGCCAGATCGGGCACACGCAGCCCCGGCGGCTGGCGGCGCGCACGGTCGCCGACCGCATCGCGAGCGAGCTGAAGACGGAGCTGGGCGAGACCGTCGGGTACAAGGTCCGCTTCACCGACCAGTCCGGCCAGGACACGCTCGTGAAGCTGATGACCGACGGCATCCTGCTCGCCGAGATCCAGACCGACCGGATGCTGCGGCAGTACGACACCCTCATCATCGACGAGGCCCACGAGCGCAGCCTCAACATCGACTTCATCCTCGGCTACGTCAAGCAGCTGCTGCCGCGCCGGCCCGACCTCAAGGTGATCATCACCTCCGCGACGATCGACCCCGAGCGGTTCTCGAAGCACTTCGACAACGCGCCGATCGTCGAGGTCTCGGGCCGCACGTACCCCGTGGAGGTCCGCTACCGGCCGCTCGTCGACCCCGAGGAGCCCGACGCCGACGCGGACCGCGACCAGACGCAGGCGATCCTCGACGCCGTCGCGGAGCTGAGCGCCGAAGGTCCCGGCGACATCCTCGTGTTCCTCTCGGGTGAACGCGAGATCCGCGACACGGCCGACGCACTGAACCGGCTGGACCTGCGCAACACCGAAGTGCTGCCGCTGTACGCGCGGCTGTCGTCGGCCGACCAGCACCGCGTGTTCCAGCGCCACACCGGGCGCCGGATCGTGCTGGCGACGAACGTGGCCGAGACGTCGCTGACCGTGCCCGGCATCAAGTACGTGATCGACCCCGGCACGGCGCGCATCTCGCGCTACAGCCACCGCACGAAGGTGCAGCGGCTGCCGATCGAACCCATCTCGCAGGCGTCGGCCAACCAGCGCAAGGGCCGCAGCGGCCGCACGTCCGACGGCATCTGCATCCGGCTGTACTCCGAAGAGGACTTCGAGTCGCGGCCGGAGTTCACCGACCCGGAGATCCTGCGCACGAACCTGGCGTCGGTGATCCTGCAGATGACCTCGCTCGGGCTGGGCGACATGGCGGCGTTCCCGTTCGTGGAGCCGCCGGACCGCCGTCAGGTCAACGACGGCGTGCAGCTGCTGCAGGAGCTCGGCGCGTTCGAGCCATCCGATACGTCGCGGCTCACGGAAGTCGGGCGCAAGCTCGCGCAGCTGCCGGTCGATCCGCGGATGGGCCGGATGGTGCTGGCGGCCGCGAGGGGCGGCTGCGTGCGCGAGGTGATGATCATCGCCGCCGCACTGTCCATCCAGGACCCGCGCGAGCGGCCGGCGGAGAAGCAGCAGGCGGCCGACCAGCAGCACGCGCGCTTCGCCGACCCGACGTCGGACTTCCTCGCGTACCTCAACCTGTGGGAGTACGTGAGCGAGCAGCAGCGGGCGCTCACGGGCAACCAGTTCCGCCGGCTGTGCCGCGCCGAGTACCTGAACTACCTGCGCATCCGCGAGTGGCAGGACATCTTCAGCCAGCTGCGCCAGCTCGCCAAGCCGTTGGGCATCTCGCTCAACACCACCCCGGCCGACCCGCAGCACGTGCACACGTCCCTGATCGCCGGGCTGCTGTCGCACATCGGGCTCAAGGACCCGGCCAGGGGTGATTACCTCGGCGCCCGCGGCGCACGGTTCGCGGTGTTCCCAGGCTCGGCGCTGTTCAAGAAGCAGCCGCGCTGGGTGATGTCGGCGGAACTGGTGGAGACGTCGCGGCTGTGGGGCCGGGTCAACGCGCGCATCGAGCCGGAGTGGGTCGAGCCGCTGGCCGCGCACGTGGTGAAGCGGTCCTATTCGGAGCCGCACTGGGAGCGCAAGCAGGGCGCGGTGATGGCGATCGAGAAGGTGACGCTCTACGGCGTGCCGCTCGTGGCCGACCGGCGCGTGAACTACGGGCGCATCGACCCCGACCTGTCGCGCGAGCTGTTCATCCGCCACGCGCTCGTGGAGGGCGACTGGCAGACGAACCACAAGTTCTTCGCGGAGAACCGCGCGCTGCTCGACGAGGTCGAGGACCTCGAGAACCGCGCCCGCCGCCGCGACATCCTCGTCGACGACCAGACCCTGTTCGACTTCTACGACCAGCGAGTGCCGGCCGACGTGGTGTCCGTGCGGCACTTCGACAGCTGGTGGAAGAAGGCCCGGCGCGCCGACCCGGACCTGCTGTCGTTCGAGAAGTCCATGCTCATCAACGAGACCGCGGGCGGCGTGCGCGAGTCGGACTACCCGGATTCGTGGACGCAGGGCAACCAGGTCTTCAAGCTCACCTACCAGTTCGAGCCGGGCGCGGACGCCGATGGGGTGACCGTCCACCTTCCGCTGCCGGTGCTGAACCAGGTGACGCCGGACGGGTTCGACTGGCAGGTGCCGGGGCTGCGCGAGGAGCTGGTCACGCAGCTGATCAAATCGCTACCGAAAGCGTTGCGGCGCAACTTCGTGCCGGCGCCCGACACCGCCGCGTATGTCCTTTCGCGAGTGTCGCCTTCGGACGGACCGCTGCTCGACGTGTTGTCCGACGAGCTCTTCGCGCTGCGCCGGGTCGACGTGCCGGCGTCGGCGTACGACCTGTCCTCGGTGCCGGAGCACCTGCGGATGACGTTCCGCGTGGTCGACGAGCGCGGCCGCAAGGTGGCCGAGGGCAAGGATCTGGAGGTGCTGAAGCTGCGGCTCGCGCCGAAGGTGCGAGAGACGATCTCGAAGGCGGCCAACAGCATCGAGAAGGCGGGGCTGACCAAGCCGTCGTTCGGTGAGCTGCCGAAGGTGTTCGCTTCGACGCAGCGGGGCCACGACGTGAAGGCGTACCCGGCGCTGGTCGACGAGGGCGCGTCGGTGGCCGTGCGGTTGCTGGACACCCCGGCCCAGCAGCGGCACGCCATGTGGGCCGGCACCCGGCGGATGCTGCGGCTCAACCTGAACTCGCCGATGAAGTTCATCACGCGGTCGCTGTCGAACTCCTCGAAGCTCGTGTTGAACCGCAACCCGCACGGCAGTGTCGCGGCCCTGCTGGAGGACTGCGTCGACTGCGCCGTGGACTCCCTGATGGCCGCGGCCGGCGGCCCGGTCTGGGACGAAGCCGGCTTCGCGGCCCTGCTGGAAAAAGTGCGCGCCGGCTTGAACGAAGCTGTGCTGGCGGTGCTGACCGACGTGGAACGCATCCTGCGCGCCGCCAACGACGTCGAAACCCGCCTGCCCGACACCCGCGGTCCGGCCGAGTCGCTGACGGACATCCGCACCCAGCTCGACGGCCTGGTCCACGCGGGTTTCGTGACGGAGACCGGCGCCGCCCGGCTCCCCGACGTCGTCCGCTACCTGCGTGGCATCGAGCGTCGCCTGGAGAAACTCCCTCTCGAGCCCACCCGCGACCTCCAGCGCACGGCCGACATCGCGTGGATCACGGCGGAATACCGCTCCGCCTTGGCTTCTCTGCCACCGGGCACGTCCTCGCCGGCGCTGTCGGAGGTGCGGTGGATGATCGAGGAACTGCGGGTGAGCTTCTTCGCGCAGACGTTGGGCACCGCGTATCCGGTGTCGCTCAAACGCATCACGAAGGCCCTCGACGACGCGCTGGCCTGA
- a CDS encoding AraC family transcriptional regulator, with the protein MSSLAELRALIARYAGRTDLPGGLVLSCERAPTDPAATLTGPVLAVVAQGRKRVATGERTYDYGAGQYLVVTVDMPVTGHFAEASPDEPFLGAGLVLKPEAVAALLLETGTTAATPATPSAITVSDAPDELLDAFVRLLRLTDHPADRRVLAPLIEKEILWRLVTGAQGATIRQIGLADSSLSHVGRAIRWIRDHHAESLRVADLARLAAMSESSFHRHFRAVTAMTPIQYQKHIRLQEARLLLLARTDDDVASIGYAVGYDSASQFSREYRRQFGIPPGQDSARLRAGLAE; encoded by the coding sequence GTGTCCTCCCTCGCCGAGCTGCGCGCGCTGATCGCCCGGTATGCAGGCCGCACCGACCTGCCGGGCGGCTTGGTGCTGTCGTGCGAACGCGCGCCCACCGACCCGGCTGCCACGCTGACCGGCCCGGTGCTCGCCGTCGTCGCGCAGGGCCGCAAGCGTGTCGCGACGGGCGAACGCACCTACGACTACGGCGCCGGCCAGTACCTCGTGGTGACCGTGGACATGCCGGTGACCGGCCACTTCGCCGAGGCGAGCCCGGACGAGCCGTTCCTGGGCGCGGGGCTGGTGCTCAAACCAGAGGCCGTCGCCGCGCTGCTGCTCGAAACGGGCACCACCGCGGCCACCCCGGCGACGCCGTCGGCCATCACGGTCAGCGACGCGCCGGACGAACTGCTCGACGCTTTCGTCCGGCTGCTCCGGCTGACCGACCACCCGGCCGACCGCCGCGTGCTCGCTCCGCTGATCGAGAAGGAGATCCTCTGGCGGCTCGTCACGGGCGCCCAGGGCGCGACCATCCGCCAGATCGGGCTCGCCGACAGCAGCCTCTCGCACGTCGGCCGCGCCATCCGCTGGATCCGCGACCACCACGCCGAGTCCCTGCGCGTCGCCGACCTCGCGCGCCTGGCGGCCATGAGCGAGTCGTCGTTCCACCGGCACTTCCGCGCCGTCACCGCCATGACGCCGATCCAGTACCAGAAGCACATCCGCCTCCAGGAGGCCCGCCTGCTGCTGCTCGCCCGCACCGACGACGACGTGGCCTCCATCGGCTACGCCGTGGGCTACGACAGCGCCTCCCAGTTCAGCCGCGAATACCGGCGCCAGTTCGGCATCCCACCCGGCCAGGACTCAGCCCGGCTCCGGGCGGGGCTGGCCGAGTGA
- a CDS encoding aldo/keto reductase, with translation MSLDSYVHLGRSGLVVSPFCLGAMNFGEDTGTGCSVEESERILQTYLDRGGNFIDTANFYTNTHSEKIVGDFFAARPGLRDRVVLATKFFVNVHPGDPNGGGASRKAILHQLDDSLRRLGTDYLDLYYLHNFDARTPVEETLRTLDDLVSAGKIRYVGFSDTPAWFTAKAATVAQFRGWAPVVGLQMEYSLLERTIEGELLPLAQDAGMAMLPWSPLKSGFLSGKYTRDGAAPGTRRGAAFGVGPTEAQFRVIDVVVGIGKELGVSPAAVALAWVRSRPGITSTLIGPRRVEHLTENLAALDLRLSVEQAAALDEVSAPRLNFPAELNRDTAPMLRYAGATVNGREHGVYPPLLQDLTRY, from the coding sequence GTGAGCCTTGATTCCTACGTCCACCTCGGCCGCTCCGGTCTCGTCGTCAGCCCCTTCTGCCTCGGCGCGATGAACTTCGGCGAGGACACCGGCACCGGTTGCAGCGTCGAGGAGTCCGAGAGGATCCTGCAGACCTACCTCGACCGGGGTGGCAACTTCATCGACACCGCGAACTTCTACACCAACACCCACAGCGAGAAGATCGTCGGCGACTTCTTCGCCGCCCGCCCGGGCTTGCGCGACCGGGTGGTGCTGGCCACGAAGTTCTTCGTGAACGTGCACCCCGGCGATCCCAACGGCGGCGGCGCGAGCCGCAAGGCGATCCTGCACCAGCTGGACGATTCCCTGCGCCGGCTGGGCACCGACTACCTCGACCTGTACTACCTCCACAACTTCGACGCGCGGACACCCGTCGAGGAAACCCTGCGGACGCTCGACGACCTCGTGAGCGCGGGCAAGATCCGCTACGTCGGGTTCTCCGACACCCCCGCGTGGTTCACGGCCAAGGCGGCCACCGTCGCGCAGTTCCGCGGGTGGGCCCCGGTGGTGGGGTTGCAGATGGAGTACTCGCTGCTGGAGCGCACGATCGAGGGGGAGCTGCTGCCGCTGGCGCAGGACGCGGGGATGGCGATGCTGCCGTGGAGCCCCTTGAAGAGCGGCTTCCTGTCAGGAAAGTACACGCGCGACGGCGCCGCCCCCGGCACGCGTCGCGGCGCGGCTTTCGGCGTGGGGCCGACGGAGGCGCAGTTCCGGGTCATCGACGTGGTCGTGGGGATCGGCAAGGAACTCGGCGTGAGCCCGGCGGCGGTGGCGCTGGCCTGGGTGCGGAGCCGCCCGGGCATCACCTCGACGCTGATCGGGCCCCGGCGGGTGGAGCACCTGACGGAGAACCTGGCCGCGCTGGACCTGCGGTTGAGTGTTGAGCAGGCGGCGGCGCTCGACGAGGTTTCGGCGCCACGGCTCAATTTTCCGGCTGAGTTGAATCGGGATACGGCGCCGATGTTGCGGTACGCGGGTGCGACCGTGAACGGACGGGAACACGGCGTCTACCCACCGCTCCTGCAGGACTTGACGCGGTACTGA